The Nocardia sp. BMG51109 nucleotide sequence GTCGAGGACGTGGTGTCCGCGGTGGACGGCACCTTCCTGCCGATGCACATGCTCTGCCTGCGCGATATGGGCCTGATGCTCGGCGAGTACTGGAATCTGACGGCGCTGGCGGCCGACTGCGCCGCCGACGGCGTCTACGAGTTCCAGCTGATCGCCCCGCCGCTGCGGGTGGTCGGCGCGGTCGGCTCCCCGCTCAACCCGATCGCCATCAAGTAAGCCAACCAGGAGGTTTGGGTCATGACCGCAAGCACGGCAAGCACGACCCCCGCCGTCGACATCGACGAGGGCCGGCCGTTCGTGGTCGGCGTCGGCGGCACGCTGCGCGCGGACTCGTCGACCGAACGGGCGCTGCGGCACTGCCTCGCGGCGGTCGAACGCCAGGGCGGAAGCACCGCGCTGTTCTGCGGCGAGGACATCAACCTGCCCATGTACAACCCGTACGACGCGACCCGCACGCCGCAGGCGGTCGCGCTGGTGGAGGCGCTGCGCCGGGCGGACGCCGTGGTGATCGGATCGCCCGGGTACCACGGCGGAATCTCCGGCATGGTGAAGAACGCCCTCGACTACATCGAGGACCTGCGCGGCGATCCGACGGTGTACCTGGACAACAAGCCCTGGGGCTGCATCACCTGCGCCTACGGCTGGCAGGCGGCCGTCGGCACCCTCGGCCAGCTGCGCGCGATCGGCCACGCCCTGCGCGCCTGGCCGACACCGCTGGGTGTGGCGATCAACTCGGCCGAGAAGATCTGGGATTCCGAGGGCGGACTGACCGACGAGGCCGTCGGCGGGCAGCTCGAGGTGCTGGCGACCCAGGTGCTCACCTTCGCCCCGGCAGGTGGTGCGCGGGCGTGAGTGTCTCGCCACGCGCCGCAGACCCGGCCGCGAGGGATCCGGGCCGGGGGGATCCGTCCGCCGCGCGCCGGGGTTCGACGGGGCCGGACCGTGCGAATGCGGCGGCGGTGGACGCTGCTGTGGGCGTTCTGCGTTCCGGCCGGATGGTTCTCGTCATCAGCGCGGAGGACGGGGGACACCGCGGCAATCTTGTCGTGGCCGCGGAGAGCGCGACGGCCGAGACGGTCAATCTCATGACGACCGTCGGACGCGGGTTGGTGTACGTGGCGATGCGCTCGGCGGCGCTCGACCGGCTCGAGATTCCGCCCGCCGATCCGACCGCCACCGGGCCGAGCCGGGAGCTGTTCCGGATGCCGGTGGGGCTCGCGGGCGACTCCTTCCTCGGAGTCAGTGCCTCGCAGCGGGCGAAAACCGTACGGGCGCTGGCTGATCCGGACAGTGTGCCGGGCGACTTCACCCGGCTGGGGCACATCTTTCCGCTAGGCTGTGCGGCCGGGGGAGTGCTGTCGGTGCCCGCGGCGCCGGAGGCCGCGGTCGATCTGGCCGAACAGGCCGGAAAGGCGCCCGCCGCGGCGCTGTGCGAGGTCTGCGGCGCGGACGGGGAGCCGGCCCGGCTGCCGGAACTGTCGGAGGTCGCCCGCGGGCACGGCCTGCCGGTCGTCTCGGTCGACGACCTGGCCGGTTATCGCCGGCGCGAGCTGCGCCGGGTGCGCCGGTGCGGCACGGCGCGAATCCCGTTGCCGGTGGGGAAGTTTCGTGCGGTCGGGTTCACCGATGGGCTGGGCCGCGACCATATCGCGTTCGTGTACGGACACCCCGTCGCGAGTATCACTCCGCTGGTCCGGGTGCACGCGGAGTGCCTGTTCGGCGACGCGCTCGGCTCCCGGCTGTGCGGGTGCCGTGCCGGGATGGAGCACGCGCTGGAGCGGATCGCGCGAGCGGGTCACGGTGTGCTCGTGTACGTCCGCTCGGGTGGCGGTGCCGTACAGCGCCTGGCTCGTGCGCTGGGCGGCGGAACCGGTTCCGCCGCAGCGCATCCGGTGGAGGCCGGCGATCTGTGTTCCGCCTTCGACATCCTCGACGAACTCGGCATCCACGAGATCCGGCTGCTCACCGACGCCGCCGACGAGGCCGCCGCGAGCGGTTCGGCCACCGGAGGGCCCGCAGCCGAAGGTCCCTCCGCCGAAGGGTCCGGTACCGCATGGCCCGCCGCCGGGGAACCCGTGGCCGGACGGTCTGCTGCCGAGGAGCCCGCCGACGGACGGACGGTGACCGGCCGATGCACCGCTTACGAAGCGGCCGCCGGGCCCGTGCGGATCCTCGAACGAATTCCGTTGTGGGACAGCGCGGATACGGCCCGGCCGCGCACCACCACCGTTGCACCGCCCTTCGCCGACAGGATAGGAACAGCCTCGTGATCGCACAGCGCAGAACCCTGGTCGTCGACGGCTCGGCGACCAGCTACCTGGAAGCCGGCTCCGGCCGTCCGGTCGTGCTGCTGCACGGCGGCGAGTTCGGCGTCGGCGCCGAACTGGGCTGGGAGCACACCATCGACGCCCTGGCGCGGCGCTACCGGGTGCTCGCCCCGGACATGCTGGGCTTCGGCGAGTCGGCGAAGGTGATCGACTTCAACGACGGCCGCGGGCTGCGCATCCGGCACATCGCCCGGTTCCTCGAACTGCTGGGCGTGGATTCGGCGGATTTCATCGGCAATTCGATGGGCGCGATCAACCTGCTGGTCGACGCGACGTCGGACGCGCCCCGGTTGCCGATGCGCAGCCTGGTCGCGATCTGCGGCGGCGGCGAGATCCAGAACAACGAGCACATGCGCGCGCTCTACGACTACGACGCCACGATGGACGGGATGCGCCGCATCGTCACGGCGCTGTTCCATGCGCCGACCTACCCTGCCGACGAGGTCTACGTGCGCCGGCGCTACGAGTCCAGCATCGCGCCCGGCGCCTGGGAAGCCTTGGCGGCCGCGCGTTTCCGTCGCCCGGGTGCCGAGCCGGTGGCCGGTCCGTCGAGTAAGCGCGCCTACGAACGCATCGCGGTCCCGGCCCTGATCGTCGAGGGCGCGTGCGACAAGCTGCTGCCGGACGGGTGGGCCGCGGAGATCGCCGGGCAGATCGCGGACGCGCGCCACGCGGTGGTGCCGCAGGCCGGGCACTGCCCGCAGATCGAGCAGCCGGAGATCGTGAACGAACTCCTGACGGATTTCCTCGAATCGAAAGGCAGGCAGGCATGACCGACGAACTGGCCGGCAAGGTCGCCGTGGTCACCGGCGGCGCCTCCGGAATCGGCAGTGCGATGGTGGCGCGGTTCGTCGCCGAGGGCGCGAAAGTCGTTGTCGGCGACCTGGATCCCGAACGCGGCGCGGCGTCGGTGGCCGACTACGGCGGCGCGGCGGTGTTCCAGCAGACCGACGTCGCCGACCAGGAACAGCTCGAGCGCCTCGTCGATACCGCGGTGCGCACCTTCGGCGGACTGCACGTCATGTGCAACAACGCGGGTGTCCCGGGCACGATGCACAGGAGCCTGCTGGTCGACGACCTCGCCGACTTCCACCGGGTGCTCGGGGTGAACCTGCTCGGGGTGATGGCGGGCACCAAGTTCGCGGCGCGGCAGATGGTCGAGGGCGGCGGCGGCTCGATCATCAACCTGTCCTCGATCGGCGGCGTCCAGGCCGGCGGGGGAGTGCAGACCTACCGGGCCTCCAAGGCGGCGGTCATCCACTTCACCAAGTCGGCCGCGATCGAGTTGGCGCAGTACGGCATTCGGGTGAACTGCATCGCGCCCGGCAACATCCCGACCCCGTTCCTGGCCGCGTCGGCCACGGAGATGTCGGCGGAGCGCATCGAGCGGTTCACCAGGTCGGTCCGGGCGTCCATGCAGGAGGACCGCCCGCTGCGGCGCGACGGCATCCCCGAGGACGTGGCGGAGGCGGCCCTGTATTTCGGCAGCGACCGATCCGGGTACGTCACCGGGACGATGCTCCCGATCGACGGCGGCACGGTGGCGGGCAAGCCGCTGAAGTTCAAGAAGAAGCCCGCGGAGCAGTCCGTCCCGGCCACCTCGTGAGCATGTCCTTAATTCAATCGCTTGACTTAAATTCCCGGGTGGAGTTGACTGGAAGTACCGGTATTCAGAATCGAGAACGTGATTCTGACGGGTCGCGGGACACGGCGGCCGGGCCGGAAATCCGGAGGGACCCGAGATGAGCACTGTCGACGGATCCGCTCGCGCGGAGCGGGTCGGTACCACCCGGGAGGCGATTCTCACCGCGGCGGAGCGCCTGTTCGCCGAGCGCGGGATCGCGGTGGTGTCCAACCGTCAGGTCAGCGAGGCGGCGGGGCAGGGCAACAACGCGGCGGTCGGCTACCACTTCGGTACCAAGGCCGACCTGGTCCGCGCGATCGTGCGCAAGCACCACGCGCACACCGAACAGCTGTGCCGCGAGATGGTGGCGCGGGCGGAGGAATCCGGCGACCTGCGCGACTGGGTGGGCTGCCTGGTCCGCCCGGTCACCGAACATCTTGCGGCACTGGGCAATCCGACCTGGTACGCGCGTTTCAGCGCACAGCTGATGCCCGACCCGGCCTATCGGGACCTGCTCTCGGACGAGTCGCTGACCTCCCGGTCGCTGCTGCGCGTGATCGACGGGCTGCAACACAGCCTGCCCGAGCTGTCGCCGCGGCTGCACCGGGAACGCAATGCCATGGCGCGCCTGCTGATCGTGCACACCTGCGCGGAACGCGAGCGGGCCCTGGCCGACGACACCCTGCTGCGCCGATCGACCTGGGAGGAGACCGCGGCCGGCCTGGTCGACGCGATCACCGGGCTGTATCTGGCACCGGTCACGCCGTGAGGGCGCGGACCGAAGCGCCGGCACCGCCGGCCCACGGAGAGGACATCCTGATATGACGAGAACCGGTGGGACACCACATCTTCGGGTGGCGACGCGGGCCGGTGCGCGATGAACCGCCACACCGGGGTGCTCGTCGTCGGCGCGTCGGTGGCCGGTCTGGCCACCGCGGAAGCGTTGCGCCGCCAGGGTTTCGAGGGGCGCATCACCCTGCTCGGCGCCGAACCGCACCTGCCCTACGACCGCCCGCCGCTGTCCAAGCAGATCCTGTCCGGCGCGTGGCGGCCCGAACGGACCCTGTTGCGCGCCCCGCGCATGCTGTCGGAGCTGAATGTCGATCTGGTGCTGGGCACTCCGGCGGTGGGACTCGATGCCGCCACCCGGACGGTGCGGACCACATCCGGGTCGATCACCGCCGACACCGTCGTGATCGCCACCGGCGCCGCCCCGCGCACCCTGCCCACCCCGCCCGGCCTGCGCGGCGTCCACGTGCTGCGCACCCTCGACGACGCGCTGGCCCTGCGCGACGATCTGGCCGCGGGCCCGCGCGTGGTCGTCGTGGGCGAGGGCGTGCTCGGTGCCGAAATCACCGCGACGGCACGGCAATCCGGCCTCGAGGTCACCATGACCGGTCTGCAGCACGCGCCGATGGCGACGCAGCTCGGCGACCTGGCGGCCGGGCAGCTGGCCGAACTGCACGCCGACAACGGCGTCCGCCTGCGGCTGGGCGTCGGGGTCGACGGCCTCACCGACCGCAACGGCGAGGTCACCGGCGTCACGCTGGCGACCGGCGAAACACTGCCCGCCGACCTGGTCGTGGTGGCGATCGGCGCCGCGCCCGCCACCGACTGGCTCGCCGGCAGCGGGCTGACGGTCGACAACGGCGTCGTCTGCGACGACCGGTGCCGCGCGGCCGAGGGCATCTACGCCGTCGGCGACGTCGCCCGCTGGCACGACCGCACCGTGAACAGGGCGGTCCGCCTGGAGAACCGGACGCACGCCGCCGAACAGGCCGGGATCGTCGCGGCCAACATCCTCGGCGCCGACCGCGCCTACGAGCCGGTCCCGTACTTCTGGACCGACCAGTACACGGCCAAGATCCAGGTGCACGGAACCATCACTCCCGAGGCGGAAGCCGTTGTCGCCGAGGGAGATCCGGCCACCGGACGGTTCGTGCTCCGATTCGAGCGCGACGGCGCGGCCACCGCGGTGCTCGGCTGGAACATGCCCAAACAGACCCGGATGCAGCGTCAGCACGTGGTCGACGCGCGGCGTCCCGGGTCGTCCCTCACCCCAGCGCACTCCCCGTAGGAGGAAGGTCCCGATGAAGGTGACAGTCGACCAGGACAAATGCATTGCGGCCGGGCACTGCGTCATGCACGCGGCCGCCGTATTCGACCAGCGCGACGAGGACGGTGTCGTCGTGCTGCTCGACGAGAGCCCGCCGGCGGAACTCGCCGACGACGTGCGCCAGGCGGCGTCCGTATGCCCCGCCATGGCCATTCACGTCGAGGAATGAACCGACACCCTGCGGATTCGCCCGCAGCCGAGCACACCCTGCGGCCCCGCCCGCAGCCGAGCAACAGGAGTGACTGTGTCCGAAACACTGACCGAAGACACCGCCGCCACGGCGGGGATCCCCGACTATCCGATGCTGCGTTCCGCGGCGTGCCCGTTCGCGCCGCCGCCGGAGATCACCCGGATGGGCCGTGAGCGGCCGCTGTCGCGCGTGCGGATCTGGGACGGCAGCACGCCGTGGCTGGTCACCGGGTACGAGGCGTTCAAGCAGCTGATGTCCGATCCGCGGGTGAGCGTGAACGATCATGTTCCCGGCTTCCCGCACTGGAACGAGGGCATGGCCGCGATCAAGGACAGCCGGCCGAAGTCGCTGTTCACCACCGACGGCGAGGAGCACAGCCGGTACCGGCGGATGCTCACCAAGCCGTTCACCTTCAAGCGCGTCGAGGCGCTGCGCCCGGCCATCCAGCAGATCACCGACGAGCACATCGACAGCATCCTGGCCGGTCCCCAGCCCGCGGATCTCGTTGCCGGACTGGCCCTTCCGGTGCCGACCCTGATGATCAGCGAGATGCTCGGGGTGCCGTACGGCGATCACGAGTTCTTCCAGCGGCACGCCACGGTGAACGTCGACCGCTTCGCGACCAAGGAGCAGGCCGAGGAGAGCCGGTCGGGCCTGGCGCGCTATCTGGTCGAACTGGTGAAGAAGAAGATGGACGAGCCCGCCGAGGATCTGGTCTCCGATATCGCCGAGCGCGTCCGTAACGGCGAGATCGATATGCGCGAGGCCG carries:
- a CDS encoding NADPH-dependent FMN reductase, yielding MTASTASTTPAVDIDEGRPFVVGVGGTLRADSSTERALRHCLAAVERQGGSTALFCGEDINLPMYNPYDATRTPQAVALVEALRRADAVVIGSPGYHGGISGMVKNALDYIEDLRGDPTVYLDNKPWGCITCAYGWQAAVGTLGQLRAIGHALRAWPTPLGVAINSAEKIWDSEGGLTDEAVGGQLEVLATQVLTFAPAGGARA
- a CDS encoding 3,4-dihydroxy-2-butanone-4-phosphate synthase: MGVLRSGRMVLVISAEDGGHRGNLVVAAESATAETVNLMTTVGRGLVYVAMRSAALDRLEIPPADPTATGPSRELFRMPVGLAGDSFLGVSASQRAKTVRALADPDSVPGDFTRLGHIFPLGCAAGGVLSVPAAPEAAVDLAEQAGKAPAAALCEVCGADGEPARLPELSEVARGHGLPVVSVDDLAGYRRRELRRVRRCGTARIPLPVGKFRAVGFTDGLGRDHIAFVYGHPVASITPLVRVHAECLFGDALGSRLCGCRAGMEHALERIARAGHGVLVYVRSGGGAVQRLARALGGGTGSAAAHPVEAGDLCSAFDILDELGIHEIRLLTDAADEAAASGSATGGPAAEGPSAEGSGTAWPAAGEPVAGRSAAEEPADGRTVTGRCTAYEAAAGPVRILERIPLWDSADTARPRTTTVAPPFADRIGTAS
- a CDS encoding alpha/beta fold hydrolase, encoding MIAQRRTLVVDGSATSYLEAGSGRPVVLLHGGEFGVGAELGWEHTIDALARRYRVLAPDMLGFGESAKVIDFNDGRGLRIRHIARFLELLGVDSADFIGNSMGAINLLVDATSDAPRLPMRSLVAICGGGEIQNNEHMRALYDYDATMDGMRRIVTALFHAPTYPADEVYVRRRYESSIAPGAWEALAAARFRRPGAEPVAGPSSKRAYERIAVPALIVEGACDKLLPDGWAAEIAGQIADARHAVVPQAGHCPQIEQPEIVNELLTDFLESKGRQA
- a CDS encoding SDR family NAD(P)-dependent oxidoreductase, coding for MTDELAGKVAVVTGGASGIGSAMVARFVAEGAKVVVGDLDPERGAASVADYGGAAVFQQTDVADQEQLERLVDTAVRTFGGLHVMCNNAGVPGTMHRSLLVDDLADFHRVLGVNLLGVMAGTKFAARQMVEGGGGSIINLSSIGGVQAGGGVQTYRASKAAVIHFTKSAAIELAQYGIRVNCIAPGNIPTPFLAASATEMSAERIERFTRSVRASMQEDRPLRRDGIPEDVAEAALYFGSDRSGYVTGTMLPIDGGTVAGKPLKFKKKPAEQSVPATS
- a CDS encoding TetR/AcrR family transcriptional regulator; translation: MSTVDGSARAERVGTTREAILTAAERLFAERGIAVVSNRQVSEAAGQGNNAAVGYHFGTKADLVRAIVRKHHAHTEQLCREMVARAEESGDLRDWVGCLVRPVTEHLAALGNPTWYARFSAQLMPDPAYRDLLSDESLTSRSLLRVIDGLQHSLPELSPRLHRERNAMARLLIVHTCAERERALADDTLLRRSTWEETAAGLVDAITGLYLAPVTP
- a CDS encoding NAD(P)/FAD-dependent oxidoreductase, producing the protein MNRHTGVLVVGASVAGLATAEALRRQGFEGRITLLGAEPHLPYDRPPLSKQILSGAWRPERTLLRAPRMLSELNVDLVLGTPAVGLDAATRTVRTTSGSITADTVVIATGAAPRTLPTPPGLRGVHVLRTLDDALALRDDLAAGPRVVVVGEGVLGAEITATARQSGLEVTMTGLQHAPMATQLGDLAAGQLAELHADNGVRLRLGVGVDGLTDRNGEVTGVTLATGETLPADLVVVAIGAAPATDWLAGSGLTVDNGVVCDDRCRAAEGIYAVGDVARWHDRTVNRAVRLENRTHAAEQAGIVAANILGADRAYEPVPYFWTDQYTAKIQVHGTITPEAEAVVAEGDPATGRFVLRFERDGAATAVLGWNMPKQTRMQRQHVVDARRPGSSLTPAHSP
- a CDS encoding ferredoxin, which translates into the protein MKVTVDQDKCIAAGHCVMHAAAVFDQRDEDGVVVLLDESPPAELADDVRQAASVCPAMAIHVEE
- a CDS encoding cytochrome P450 produces the protein MSETLTEDTAATAGIPDYPMLRSAACPFAPPPEITRMGRERPLSRVRIWDGSTPWLVTGYEAFKQLMSDPRVSVNDHVPGFPHWNEGMAAIKDSRPKSLFTTDGEEHSRYRRMLTKPFTFKRVEALRPAIQQITDEHIDSILAGPQPADLVAGLALPVPTLMISEMLGVPYGDHEFFQRHATVNVDRFATKEQAEESRSGLARYLVELVKKKMDEPAEDLVSDIAERVRNGEIDMREAAQLGTGVLIAGHETSANMISLGTLALLENPEQFALLRDTDDPKVVASAIEELLRYLSIIQNGQRRVAIDDIEIAGTTVRAGEGLIFDLAPANWDEKAWDQPENLDLRRPANQHVGFGFGPHQCVGQQLARAELQIVFHTLVRRIPTLRLAIPFDDVEFKHDRLAYGLYELPVAW